ATTTCCCGTGCAGCAGCGCCTGCGCTACCTCGGCCGCCCCAGCGTCGTGCTGCTGTTTCCCGACGGTCGCCTCGCGAGGGTTCCCGAGGATTGGACGGACCTGCGGCCCAGGCCCCCACCGCTCGAGGTCCGAGGGAAATGTCCGAAGCTGCACCCTGAATCGCTCCGCGAGCTGAGTGCCCTTCTTGATGACTTGAGGAATAAGTCTCGGCCCCATGACCAGGAAGGTAGTGCGTCGGACGAGAAGCGCCAAGAGCCGGTCATCGCCGGGCGCGCTCTACGCCGCACTCCCCGCGGCGGCCCGGCACGAGCTGTTGGGCGTGCTGGCCGACGTGCTGCTCAAGGCCGTCACCAAG
This genomic interval from Cystobacter ferrugineus contains the following:
- a CDS encoding DUF5372 family protein, with protein sequence MVITHPLHPFVGRAFPVQQRLRYLGRPSVVLLFPDGRLARVPEDWTDLRPRPPPLEVRGKCPKLHPESLRELSALLDDLRNKSRPHDQEGSASDEKRQEPVIAGRALRRTPRGGPARAVGRAGRRAAQGRHQ